A part of Halobaculum sp. MBLA0143 genomic DNA contains:
- the ppk1 gene encoding polyphosphate kinase 1, which produces MTDRENELRRADDDRWPTGLDVDAPAHEPETDVDLRDPELYVNRELSELAFQRRVLEEALDDSNPLLERVRFLAIVTKNLDEFVMKRVGGLKQQVEAGVETVTADGRTPREQWAEVHETLRPLLARQDRCYHEAVQPALADAGVRIESYDALDDGERAALRTYFEESVLPTLTPLSFDPAHPFPFISNRSLSLAVLTRRDDDDLTFTRVKVPPNRPRLVPLSPDGTVGELGDPARYVRIEEVIRENVDLLLPNAEIVDAAPFRLTRNAEVRRDEEVAEDLTEMIEEVIEERRFASVVRLEVDADMHPHSRELLATQLSLSDREVYEREGPLDYRDFDVLTELERPELKLESWTPQPHPRLHHHTPDGLDDDGDPGEIFADIREDDVLLHHPYHDFGETVQRFLDAAASDPQVLAVKAAIYRTASDSQVIESLIRAAENGKQVAVMVELKARFDEQNNLEWVRKLEEHGIHVAYGTIGLKTHTKTALVVREDDDGVRQYAHIGTGNYHSETAKGYVDLGLLTADSDVGRDLVKVFNFFTGPALDDDFRKLLIAPVTMREAFTEKIRREAQHARAGRDARIVVKVNGLEDPGIVEELYRASAAGVEIDLIVRDICRLRPGLDDISETVNVYSVVGRFLEHSRIYYFENDGEPEYFIGSADWMHRNLDNRVEAVTPVEDPTLRRQLKFNLELLLSDTVKRWEMQPDGSYERCGPEDGVPGLNTQAALMRAARRAADAEKVPVGTPPAFDGDIDAGLLVGDETGRDGDETDRTTDDGTTQTADGETSRTDGVGALQSGHDTERPVGRFGDDARDGGASGTPGAGEADSEPE; this is translated from the coding sequence ATGACAGACAGAGAGAACGAACTGCGACGAGCCGACGACGACCGCTGGCCGACGGGGCTGGACGTCGACGCCCCCGCACACGAGCCCGAGACGGACGTGGACCTGCGGGATCCGGAGCTGTACGTCAACCGCGAGCTGTCGGAGCTGGCCTTCCAACGGCGCGTGCTGGAGGAGGCGCTGGACGACTCGAACCCGTTGTTGGAGCGGGTCCGGTTCCTCGCCATCGTCACGAAGAACCTCGACGAGTTCGTGATGAAGCGGGTCGGCGGGCTGAAACAACAGGTCGAGGCCGGCGTCGAGACGGTCACCGCCGACGGCCGCACGCCCCGCGAGCAGTGGGCGGAGGTCCACGAGACGCTCCGGCCGTTGCTCGCCCGCCAGGATCGGTGTTACCACGAGGCGGTGCAGCCGGCGCTGGCGGACGCCGGCGTCCGGATCGAGTCGTACGACGCGTTAGACGACGGCGAACGGGCGGCGCTGCGGACGTACTTCGAGGAGTCCGTCCTGCCGACGCTGACGCCGTTGTCGTTCGACCCAGCTCACCCGTTCCCGTTCATCTCCAACCGGTCGTTGTCGCTGGCAGTGTTGACGCGACGCGACGACGACGACCTCACCTTCACCCGGGTGAAGGTGCCGCCGAACCGTCCCCGGCTCGTCCCGTTGTCTCCCGACGGGACGGTGGGTGAGCTCGGCGACCCCGCACGGTACGTCCGGATCGAGGAGGTGATCCGGGAGAACGTCGACTTACTGCTCCCGAACGCGGAGATCGTCGACGCCGCCCCGTTCCGGCTCACCCGCAACGCCGAGGTGCGCCGCGACGAGGAGGTGGCCGAGGATCTCACGGAGATGATCGAGGAGGTGATCGAGGAACGCCGGTTCGCCTCCGTCGTCCGCCTGGAGGTCGACGCGGACATGCACCCCCACAGCCGCGAACTCCTCGCCACCCAACTGTCGCTGTCCGACCGCGAGGTGTACGAGCGCGAGGGGCCGCTCGACTACCGGGACTTCGACGTGCTCACGGAACTGGAGCGGCCGGAGCTGAAGCTAGAGTCGTGGACGCCACAGCCCCACCCTCGACTCCACCACCACACGCCGGACGGGCTGGACGACGACGGCGACCCCGGGGAGATCTTCGCCGACATCCGCGAGGACGACGTGTTGCTCCACCACCCGTACCACGACTTCGGCGAGACCGTCCAACGGTTCCTGGACGCCGCCGCCAGCGACCCACAGGTGCTGGCGGTGAAGGCCGCGATCTACCGCACCGCCAGCGACTCACAGGTGATCGAGTCGCTGATCCGCGCGGCCGAGAACGGCAAACAGGTCGCCGTGATGGTAGAGCTGAAGGCCCGCTTCGACGAACAGAACAACTTAGAGTGGGTTCGGAAGCTGGAGGAACACGGCATCCACGTCGCCTACGGCACCATCGGACTGAAGACTCACACCAAGACGGCGTTGGTCGTCCGCGAGGACGACGACGGCGTCCGTCAGTACGCCCACATCGGTACCGGCAACTACCACTCCGAGACCGCGAAGGGGTACGTCGACCTGGGGCTACTCACCGCCGACTCCGACGTCGGCCGCGATCTGGTGAAGGTGTTCAACTTCTTCACCGGGCCGGCCCTGGACGACGACTTCCGGAAGCTCCTGATCGCTCCGGTGACGATGCGGGAGGCGTTCACCGAGAAGATCCGCCGGGAGGCACAGCACGCCCGCGCCGGCCGGGACGCTCGGATCGTGGTCAAGGTGAACGGGCTGGAGGACCCCGGAATCGTGGAAGAGCTGTACCGCGCGTCCGCGGCCGGCGTCGAGATCGACCTGATCGTCCGAGACATCTGCCGGCTCCGACCCGGACTCGACGACATCTCCGAGACGGTGAACGTGTACAGCGTCGTCGGGCGCTTCCTCGAACACTCCCGGATCTACTACTTCGAGAACGACGGCGAGCCGGAGTACTTCATCGGCAGCGCCGACTGGATGCACCGCAACCTGGACAATCGGGTGGAGGCCGTCACCCCCGTCGAGGACCCGACGCTCCGTCGACAGTTGAAGTTCAACCTGGAGCTCCTCCTGTCGGACACGGTCAAGCGCTGGGAGATGCAGCCGGACGGTAGCTACGAGCGGTGTGGCCCCGAAGACGGCGTCCCGGGTCTGAACACCCAGGCGGCGCTGATGCGAGCCGCTCGCCGGGCTGCCGACGCCGAGAAGGTGCCCGTCGGCACCCCGCCGGCGTTCGACGGCGACATCGACGCCGGACTGCTCGTCGGCGACGAGACGGGGCGGGACGGGGACGAGACGGACCGGACGACCGACGACGGGACGACACAGACGGCCGACGGCGAGACGAGTCGAACGGACGGCGTCGGCGCGCTCCAGTCCGGCCACGACACGGAGCGTCCGGTCGGCCGCTTCGGCGACGACGCGCGGGACGGCGGGGCGTCCGGCACGCCCGGCGCCGGCGAGGCGGACTCGGAGCCGGAGTAG
- a CDS encoding alpha/beta fold hydrolase yields MEPRETFRTAQAQLADSLSVPVRSHELRVDASPVSTVGVVETGPPDGEPVLCLPGATQPAAVFLPLAAALDGYRTVAVDRPGEGSTDMIDYSRVDYRELNRTLYPAVLDALGVDDAHVLAHSQGGFQAFHLAFDRPERLRRLALLGAPGGLTSAGPVLFRLLAVPYLNRLLIRASRHDDPEGVRSDWEGSVVADASEVPTELLAVQVANEALPGRVETQATLAESLWSPLSGTRDRFVFPDRVRALDCPTLFAWGTEDSYRPPSVGEPVAADMANARFERLPGHGHTVWLEAGNDVAGLLREFLPDP; encoded by the coding sequence GTGGAGCCACGCGAGACGTTTCGGACGGCACAGGCGCAGTTGGCCGACAGTCTCTCTGTCCCGGTCCGGAGCCACGAGCTCCGGGTCGACGCGTCCCCGGTGTCGACGGTCGGCGTCGTCGAGACCGGCCCGCCGGACGGTGAGCCCGTGCTCTGTCTCCCGGGGGCGACTCAGCCGGCGGCGGTGTTCCTCCCGTTGGCGGCGGCGTTGGACGGCTACCGGACGGTGGCGGTCGACCGGCCGGGCGAGGGGTCGACCGACATGATCGACTACAGTCGCGTCGACTACCGGGAGCTGAATCGGACGTTGTACCCCGCCGTCCTGGACGCGCTCGGAGTCGACGACGCACACGTTCTCGCCCACTCGCAGGGTGGGTTCCAGGCGTTCCACCTGGCGTTCGACCGCCCGGAACGGCTCCGGCGGCTGGCGTTGCTGGGCGCGCCCGGCGGGCTGACGAGTGCCGGCCCGGTGTTGTTCCGGTTGTTGGCGGTGCCGTACCTCAACCGACTGCTGATCCGTGCGAGCCGTCACGACGACCCGGAGGGGGTCCGGTCGGACTGGGAGGGGAGCGTCGTCGCCGACGCGAGCGAGGTGCCGACGGAGCTGTTGGCGGTGCAGGTGGCCAACGAGGCGTTGCCCGGTCGGGTCGAGACGCAGGCGACGCTGGCGGAGTCGCTGTGGTCGCCGTTGTCGGGCACCCGCGACCGGTTCGTGTTCCCCGACCGCGTCCGAGCGCTCGACTGCCCGACGTTGTTCGCCTGGGGGACGGAGGACAGCTACCGGCCGCCGTCCGTGGGTGAGCCGGTCGCGGCGGACATGGCGAACGCCCGGTTCGAGCGACTGCCCGGCCACGGCCACACCGTCTGGCTGGAGGCCGGCAACGACGTGGCGGGGCTCCTCCGAGAGTTCCTCCCCGACCCGTGA
- a CDS encoding PAS domain S-box protein, with protein sequence MSGATAEKTTAGVRVRGFERDTDEVVSEVGDRLAWEVTPDAPVEVSAVFTDDPGEADAAATEGALVVVTTESAVAATVTTADVPVVRWDYDDPPWSFLTARVEAAVERRTDELSIDGDSDTRVGHEPVPVPGESDGPEARLASYEQLMNSVGDAVYVLDDEGRFVYVNEAMTELTGYEREEIVGQPPGFIKPEDAVEDAEDALRGMLSSEGPSWASVELEIFCADDSRVPVEDHMTLLPYEDRLRGTVGVLRDVTDQRRREAMFDGLLTATHRMMATDDPVAIAGIAAETAAETLEQELTTVRFHADGELSPVASTESTRESLPPRPAYEPGEGGVGEAFERGETVERGNAATPEGLDTALYVPMGDRGTITVGCRDGSLAGQDRYFAELLAATTERALDRATREQSLRRYQALVEQIDDLAFAVDEDREFTLATDPFAEAVGYDSDQLVGSTVDEVDTGVVSDALDTMFQADGTGVVVREGQLRRYTGEEIPVRIHATPVSTTAFDGAVVSVDNISDLLSARQAAERTRDRFGGLFDALTDPVVELRLPSTGESTDAELVRVNDEFDALLEVGEVTGTTLSNLSVDSRVYDQLLTAARRATVGAEGERAEVTLQTGGQTRHFVVRDVPYEVNDQTHTFVVFTEVTALKRRETHTAVLTRVLRHNLRNEISVVRGFVDQLDRKLDGNDTAITRINEAAEHLANLSETAGVVQEILQSEEPKKRPVDLEGMIHQAVSDTLSGYDDVRTELDTAPAETIAATEYLEHALAELFDNAVSHNPSAEPTLRVSVERTPEVTTVSIGDDGPPIPEMEWAVVTDQREITQLQHGSGIGLWLVRWVIDDHGGDLRLRQNDEDGTEIVLELPHGDERPATPVDPS encoded by the coding sequence ATGAGCGGAGCAACGGCCGAGAAGACGACAGCCGGTGTTCGGGTTCGGGGGTTCGAGCGCGACACGGACGAGGTCGTCTCCGAAGTAGGGGACCGACTCGCCTGGGAGGTGACGCCGGACGCACCCGTCGAGGTGAGTGCGGTGTTCACCGACGATCCGGGGGAAGCGGACGCGGCGGCGACCGAGGGGGCGTTGGTCGTGGTCACGACGGAGTCGGCGGTCGCGGCGACGGTGACGACGGCCGACGTGCCAGTCGTCAGGTGGGACTACGACGACCCGCCGTGGTCGTTCCTGACGGCCCGCGTCGAGGCTGCCGTCGAGCGACGCACGGACGAACTGTCAATCGACGGGGACAGCGACACGAGGGTCGGCCACGAGCCCGTTCCGGTGCCGGGGGAGTCGGACGGCCCGGAGGCGCGGCTGGCCTCCTACGAGCAGCTGATGAACTCCGTGGGCGACGCAGTGTACGTTCTGGACGACGAGGGGCGATTCGTCTACGTCAACGAGGCGATGACGGAGCTGACCGGCTACGAGCGCGAGGAGATTGTCGGCCAGCCGCCGGGGTTCATCAAGCCGGAGGACGCCGTGGAGGACGCCGAAGACGCCCTGCGGGGGATGCTCTCCTCCGAGGGGCCCTCCTGGGCGTCGGTGGAACTGGAGATCTTCTGTGCGGACGACTCTCGGGTTCCGGTGGAAGACCACATGACACTGTTGCCGTACGAGGATCGGCTCCGCGGGACGGTGGGTGTGTTGCGCGACGTGACGGACCAACGTCGCCGGGAGGCGATGTTCGACGGACTGCTCACCGCCACCCACCGGATGATGGCCACCGACGACCCGGTGGCGATCGCCGGGATCGCAGCCGAGACGGCCGCAGAGACGCTGGAACAGGAGCTGACGACCGTCCGGTTCCACGCCGACGGGGAGCTCTCCCCGGTCGCGTCGACGGAGTCGACCCGGGAGTCACTCCCGCCACGACCGGCGTACGAACCGGGCGAGGGGGGTGTCGGCGAGGCGTTCGAGCGCGGTGAGACGGTAGAACGCGGGAACGCCGCGACGCCAGAGGGGCTCGACACGGCGTTGTACGTCCCGATGGGGGACCGCGGCACGATCACCGTCGGCTGCCGGGACGGATCGCTGGCGGGTCAGGACCGGTACTTCGCGGAGCTGCTGGCGGCGACGACGGAACGCGCGCTGGACCGGGCGACCCGCGAGCAGTCGCTGCGGCGCTACCAGGCGCTCGTCGAGCAGATCGACGACCTGGCGTTCGCCGTCGACGAGGACCGCGAGTTCACGCTGGCGACGGACCCGTTCGCGGAGGCCGTGGGGTACGACTCCGATCAGCTCGTCGGCTCGACGGTCGACGAGGTGGACACCGGGGTCGTCTCGGACGCCCTCGACACGATGTTCCAGGCGGACGGGACGGGGGTGGTCGTCAGGGAGGGGCAGCTCAGACGCTACACGGGCGAGGAGATTCCGGTTCGAATCCACGCGACCCCGGTGTCGACCACGGCGTTCGACGGCGCGGTCGTCTCCGTCGACAACATCTCCGACCTGTTGTCGGCCCGCCAGGCGGCAGAACGCACCCGCGACCGGTTCGGGGGGTTGTTCGACGCCCTGACGGACCCGGTGGTGGAGCTCCGCCTCCCGTCGACGGGTGAGTCGACCGACGCGGAGCTCGTCAGGGTGAACGACGAGTTCGACGCCCTGTTGGAGGTCGGCGAGGTGACGGGGACGACGCTGTCGAACCTCTCCGTCGACAGCCGGGTGTACGACCAACTGCTGACGGCGGCCCGACGGGCGACGGTCGGCGCCGAGGGTGAACGCGCGGAGGTCACGCTCCAGACCGGCGGCCAGACCCGTCACTTCGTCGTCAGGGACGTGCCCTACGAGGTGAACGACCAGACGCACACATTCGTCGTGTTCACGGAGGTGACGGCGCTGAAGCGGCGGGAGACCCACACGGCGGTGTTGACCCGGGTCCTCCGCCACAACCTCCGCAACGAGATCTCGGTCGTCCGCGGGTTCGTGGACCAGCTCGACCGCAAGCTGGACGGCAACGACACGGCGATCACGCGAATCAACGAGGCGGCCGAACACCTCGCCAACCTCTCGGAGACGGCCGGAGTGGTCCAGGAGATCCTCCAGTCGGAGGAACCGAAGAAACGCCCCGTAGACTTGGAGGGGATGATCCACCAGGCCGTCTCCGACACGTTGTCGGGGTACGACGACGTCAGGACGGAACTGGACACGGCTCCGGCGGAGACGATCGCGGCGACGGAGTACCTGGAGCACGCCCTCGCGGAGCTGTTCGACAACGCCGTGAGCCACAATCCGTCGGCGGAGCCGACGCTCCGGGTGTCCGTCGAACGGACGCCGGAGGTGACGACGGTGTCGATCGGCGACGACGGTCCTCCGATCCCGGAGATGGAGTGGGCGGTCGTCACCGACCAACGAGAGATCACTCAACTGCAACACGGCAGTGGGATCGGACTGTGGCTCGTCAGGTGGGTGATCGACGACCACGGCGGCGACCTCCGGCTCCGACAGAACGACGAAGACGGCACGGAGATCGTGCTCGAACTCCCCCACGGGGACGAGCGTCCGGCGACCCCCGTCGACCCGTCGTAG
- a CDS encoding response regulator: protein MTERDTDDISDVRVLVVDDEKEVADAYALRLRNVCDVEAAYSGPEALATVDEETVDIVLLDRRMPEMSGDEVLQRLDERGFEGRVIMLTAVDPGFDVLDLPFDDYLRKPVEREGLEAAIDHHRTVLAYDLLGEYFSQESKRAVIAAEIPAEERDGNERYCEVAAAVDTLEARITRLLADPEILETFDDVSREGI, encoded by the coding sequence GTGACGGAAAGAGACACCGACGACATATCGGACGTTCGGGTGCTCGTCGTCGACGACGAGAAGGAGGTCGCGGACGCCTACGCGCTGCGGCTCCGCAACGTCTGTGACGTCGAGGCGGCGTACAGCGGGCCGGAGGCGCTGGCTACGGTGGACGAGGAGACCGTCGACATCGTCCTGCTCGACCGACGGATGCCGGAGATGTCCGGCGACGAAGTGCTACAGCGCCTGGACGAACGGGGGTTCGAGGGGCGGGTCATCATGCTGACGGCCGTCGACCCCGGGTTCGACGTGTTGGACCTCCCGTTCGACGACTACCTCCGCAAGCCCGTCGAGCGCGAGGGGCTCGAGGCCGCCATCGACCACCACCGGACCGTCCTCGCGTACGACCTCCTGGGGGAGTACTTCAGCCAGGAGTCCAAGCGGGCCGTGATCGCTGCCGAGATCCCGGCGGAGGAACGCGACGGCAACGAGCGCTACTGCGAGGTGGCGGCGGCAGTCGACACACTGGAGGCGCGGATCACTCGGCTGCTGGCCGACCCGGAGATTCTGGAGACGTTCGACGACGTCAGCCGCGAGGGGATCTGA
- a CDS encoding bacterio-opsin activator domain-containing protein, which yields MDGLSDCPVGVLDVTHDGRVTAANRTAVDLLAADDPVGDGVTEAFPHSVERTLPRTFEADEPSDRTFEEYYPELGQWFSVTVSPGPDRVRVYVEDVTDRREHAQEADRLRAELDRMAVISDLVSAILVELVGATTREGIAETVVTRLGETDRYAFAWFGEREIGGDDVVIRASAGATDGAIERIRESLDAGEVGPEERAMETGEVRLVQPVADDPSVPEPVRQTAFADGIQSLLSIPLVYGDTVYGVVGVYATEADAFSGRERASFGTLGRVAGFAINAARHRNLLLSDTVTELTLEYTADAGPLPDASATFGTELSLDGVVPQEESRLLCYVSVLDADPAGVADYLADQSGVERTRVIDDGETDGSVEVELVGESPLVAASALGGTVASASFTDGRGRMAVELSPNEDVRRISETIKREFSADLAAKQQRERSVTTERDVRDALGDRLTDKQSEALRTAYFADYFESPRGSTAEEVAGSLGITAPTLLYHLRAGQRKLLSSFFEEPAREGR from the coding sequence ATGGACGGGCTGTCCGACTGCCCCGTCGGGGTGCTCGACGTGACTCACGACGGGCGAGTGACCGCAGCCAACCGGACGGCAGTCGACCTGCTGGCGGCGGACGACCCCGTCGGCGACGGCGTCACCGAGGCGTTTCCTCACTCCGTCGAACGCACCCTGCCACGGACGTTCGAGGCCGACGAGCCGAGCGACCGAACGTTCGAGGAGTACTACCCGGAACTGGGGCAGTGGTTCTCGGTGACGGTGTCGCCGGGGCCCGACCGCGTCCGGGTGTACGTCGAGGACGTGACGGACAGACGCGAACACGCACAGGAAGCGGACCGACTCCGGGCGGAGCTGGACCGGATGGCGGTGATATCCGACCTCGTGTCTGCGATTCTGGTGGAACTCGTCGGCGCGACGACCCGCGAGGGAATCGCCGAGACGGTCGTCACCCGGCTGGGCGAGACGGATCGGTACGCCTTCGCCTGGTTCGGCGAGCGGGAGATCGGCGGCGACGACGTAGTGATCCGGGCGTCGGCCGGGGCGACGGACGGCGCGATTGAGCGCATCCGGGAGAGTCTCGACGCCGGCGAAGTCGGTCCGGAGGAGCGCGCGATGGAGACCGGGGAGGTGCGGCTCGTCCAACCGGTCGCGGACGACCCGTCCGTGCCCGAGCCGGTGCGTCAGACTGCGTTCGCCGACGGGATCCAGTCGTTGCTGTCGATTCCGCTCGTGTACGGCGACACGGTGTACGGCGTCGTCGGCGTGTACGCGACGGAGGCGGACGCCTTCTCCGGACGAGAACGGGCCAGTTTCGGGACGCTGGGCCGGGTCGCCGGCTTCGCGATCAACGCCGCTCGCCACCGCAACCTCCTCCTGTCGGACACGGTGACGGAGCTGACCCTGGAGTACACCGCCGACGCCGGGCCGCTGCCGGACGCCTCGGCGACGTTCGGCACGGAACTGTCGCTGGACGGCGTCGTTCCCCAAGAGGAGAGTCGTCTGCTGTGTTACGTCAGCGTGTTGGACGCCGACCCCGCGGGCGTCGCCGACTACCTGGCCGACCAGTCCGGGGTCGAGCGCACCCGCGTGATCGACGACGGGGAGACGGACGGCTCCGTCGAGGTGGAACTGGTCGGCGAATCGCCGCTGGTGGCGGCGTCGGCCCTGGGCGGGACGGTCGCGTCGGCGTCGTTCACCGACGGCCGTGGGCGGATGGCGGTCGAACTGTCGCCCAACGAGGACGTGCGACGAATCTCCGAGACGATCAAACGAGAGTTCTCGGCGGACCTGGCGGCCAAACAACAACGGGAGCGCTCCGTCACGACGGAACGCGACGTACGGGACGCGCTGGGCGACCGCCTGACGGACAAACAGTCGGAGGCGCTGCGGACGGCGTACTTCGCGGACTACTTCGAGTCGCCACGCGGGAGCACGGCCGAGGAGGTGGCGGGGTCGCTCGGGATCACGGCGCCGACGCTGTTGTACCACCTGCGGGCGGGCCAACGGAAGTTGTTGTCGTCGTTCTTCGAGGAGCCGGCCCGCGAGGGGCGGTAG
- a CDS encoding sensor histidine kinase encodes MTDPTLSFRVADGRATVVGADERFRTRYGDPGERRLSAVLAEILQRPAPATLAREIAAGDDDDRYAVTDDGDDPDLLVRPTHDGPTSGRVQFVDLPSPPARADEGTGETTTEETVDGLDGEAVASVLGHDLRNPLDVAKANLRVARETGETERLAAVADAHDRIATIVDGVLTLAGANGIDARPVDLVAVARRAWDAVATGDARLRVAPSSLSARGDPAALERLFENLFRNAIEHAGPAPTVRMVETTDGFAVEDDGPGVPPAARDRVFESGYSGDDGTGLGLAIVARIVAVHDWSVRVTDGTDAGARFEVACPSLAAPTDT; translated from the coding sequence GTGACAGACCCGACGCTGTCGTTTCGCGTCGCCGACGGGCGTGCGACCGTCGTCGGGGCCGACGAGCGGTTCCGGACCCGGTACGGCGACCCCGGCGAGCGTCGACTGTCTGCGGTGCTGGCGGAGATCCTGCAACGGCCGGCGCCGGCGACGCTCGCACGCGAGATCGCGGCCGGCGACGACGACGACCGGTACGCCGTCACCGACGACGGGGACGACCCGGACCTGCTCGTCCGACCGACCCACGACGGGCCGACGAGCGGCCGCGTCCAGTTCGTCGACCTGCCGTCCCCGCCCGCACGGGCCGACGAGGGAACGGGAGAGACGACGACCGAGGAGACGGTCGACGGTCTGGACGGCGAGGCGGTGGCGAGCGTCCTGGGCCACGATCTCCGGAACCCGTTGGACGTGGCGAAGGCGAACCTGCGTGTCGCCCGCGAGACGGGGGAGACGGAGCGGCTGGCGGCGGTCGCGGACGCCCACGACCGGATAGCGACGATCGTCGACGGCGTGTTGACGCTGGCGGGAGCCAACGGGATCGACGCACGGCCGGTGGACCTCGTCGCGGTCGCCCGGCGCGCCTGGGACGCCGTCGCCACGGGTGACGCCCGGCTCCGTGTCGCGCCGTCGTCGCTGTCGGCCCGGGGCGACCCGGCGGCGTTGGAACGGTTGTTCGAGAACCTGTTCCGCAACGCAATCGAGCACGCCGGGCCGGCGCCGACCGTCCGGATGGTCGAGACGACCGACGGCTTCGCGGTGGAAGACGACGGGCCGGGGGTCCCGCCCGCGGCCCGCGACCGCGTGTTCGAGTCCGGTTACTCCGGCGACGACGGGACCGGACTCGGGCTGGCCATCGTCGCCCGAATCGTCGCGGTCCACGACTGGTCCGTCCGCGTGACGGACGGCACAGACGCCGGCGCACGCTTCGAGGTGGCCTGTCCGTCGCTCGCGGCACCGACAGACACATAG
- a CDS encoding HAD family hydrolase, which produces MEYDAVVFDMDGVLVERTPGWVFDEAAETALAAAGVEEPTEYEFHAVRTLDTTVEAATDHFETEHGVTFADLWTHRDRLVTTGQRTAVARGEKTTYEDTHRVTELPAATAVVSNNLQAAVEHVLGAFDLADRFDALYGLDPHLSDHENRKPDPTYLRRALAAVDADDAVYVGDRPSDVRAAHRAGVDSAFVRRPFAEDTTFEDVEPTYDVASLGAFEAAIRGS; this is translated from the coding sequence ATGGAGTACGACGCAGTCGTGTTCGACATGGACGGGGTGCTCGTAGAGCGGACACCGGGGTGGGTGTTCGACGAGGCGGCCGAGACCGCGCTCGCGGCCGCTGGAGTCGAGGAGCCGACGGAGTACGAGTTCCACGCCGTTCGGACACTCGACACCACGGTCGAGGCGGCGACCGACCACTTCGAGACGGAGCACGGCGTGACGTTCGCCGACCTGTGGACCCACCGGGACAGACTCGTGACCACCGGGCAGCGGACGGCCGTCGCTCGCGGAGAGAAGACGACGTACGAGGACACCCACAGAGTGACCGAACTGCCGGCGGCGACTGCCGTCGTCTCCAACAACCTCCAGGCGGCCGTCGAGCACGTCCTGGGCGCGTTCGACCTCGCCGACCGGTTCGACGCGCTGTACGGGCTCGACCCACACCTCTCCGACCACGAGAACCGGAAGCCGGACCCGACGTACCTCCGGCGCGCGCTCGCGGCCGTCGACGCCGACGACGCCGTCTACGTCGGCGACCGCCCGAGCGACGTGCGGGCGGCCCACCGCGCGGGCGTCGACAGCGCGTTCGTTCGGCGCCCGTTCGCCGAGGACACGACGTTCGAGGACGTGGAACCGACGTACGACGTGGCGTCGCTAGGGGCGTTCGAGGCGGCGATTCGCGGGTCGTGA